The genomic region CCTTGAATTACAAGGTTCCCATTGGGAAGCACCTGCACCACTCTGGCGGTAATAGTGGCCACAATGTTGGTGGCACGCGAAAGCTGGCCCTGACCATCTGTAGAGGTGTTAATGCCCCCACTAAACATGGGATCTGCCTGGAAGCGGCGATTACTTTCCTCGAGGGCTTTTTCAAAGCCAAGCATAGCCTTGACCCCGGCGTTAGCTTCAGATTTCCTAGCAATTTTGTTGCTCACCTTGCTTGAACTCTGGTAGTTCTCAAGGATTTTAACGGTGATAACGTCTCCTACCCGCCGGGCCCGGTGGTCTTCAAAGAAAAAACTCTGGTTCCCGGCATAAAGTGATCCTTCTTTGGGCTTCTCTTGTTTGGAGACAGGCACGTAAACTTTAGGTGGCGGTGGTGGCTCTATGGCCACATTCTTGGGCGGCCCACAGGCCGAAAGCCCTAAAACCAAAAGCAGCGCACTCAAAATCGTCAATTTTTTGACCATTAGAACTTCACCTCCACGGTGCCCGCGTCAACCACCTGGGCAAAAATTTCTCTTTTGCTGGAAAGATTGCGCACCCGGATTATTTCTCCCGGGCAGCCATCCTGACGAGCTTCTCCCAGAGCAGTAACAGTAAAATTTGGCCCCTTGGCCACAATGCGGACTATTTTTCCGCGCTTAACCACCGGGGGAACCTCAAGGGCGTAAGCCCTGATAACCTGCCCCGGCCGCACACTCACTTTTAGCCTTTTACCAAGGGCATCAGCCAGGGAAGTAAGTGCATCTTGAGGCAGACGGCTCACCGGCCGCTTCTCAAGGGCCACGTCAACAGCGTCAATGACCTCGTGCCGACCAAGAGGCCTTTTAGCCACGAGCACCGGCACATAGGCCTCCACAAAGCCCATCACCCGCACCCGAGCAATAACCCTTTCTTTTCGGTAAAAATCAACAAGCATGGTGTTTAACCCGAGCTTCGGACGGCCTTTTAGACGAACAACAGAAGAGGTTCCATCTGGAAGCTCAACGCGCTCTGGCTCAACGATGAGCCTTTCAAGCTTGATTTCGCCTTTAACCCAGGTAAGCCTTTCGGAGACTTCTTTCAAAAAAAGCTTATGGAAAAAGGCCTGGTCATAAGTTTTGGCCCAGAGGTTAGGGGTCATGAAAAAAAACGTCAAAATTATGACAGGTAAAACTTTTCTCATAGCCCTTTACCGTTTCACGTTATTGGCCATTTCAAGAAGGCTGTCGGCAGTTTGTATGGTCTTGGAGTTGGCTTCATAAGCCCGCTGGGTAACAATCATCTGGACCATCTCTTCCACCACGTCCACGTTTGACATTTCAAGATAGCCCTGAGCAATGGTGCCAAAGCCTTCAGAGCCGGGGGTGCCTTCAATTACATCGCCGGCAGCGTCGGTGGCCTGCAAAAGGTTTCGGCCCATAGCATAAAGGCCGGCTGGATTCGGGAAGTCATAAAGAAGGATCTGGCCAAGATTCTGGGTGGTGCCATCGCCCATGACCGCGGTCACCTGGCCGTCTTGCGTTATTTCAAGGCGCACCGTGCCCTGAGGGACGGTAATCTCTGGCTGGAGTTTGTAACCATCAGGGGTGACGATGTAGCCGTCGCGGTCAATCTTAAATTGCCCGGCCCGGGTATAAAACTCCTCACCGTTAACGATAACTTTGAAAAAGCCTCGGCCCTCTATGGCGAGATCTAGCTCGTTGTTAGTCTGTTCGTATTCACCCTGGGTAAAGATTTTTTCCACGGAAACTGGGCGTACCCCAAGGCCTATCTCCATGCCCACCGGCACCTGTGAACCCTCGCCGTTTAAGGCGCCGGCAAGCTTAAGCTTCTGATACATGAGGTCCTGAAAATCAGGACGACTTTTCTTAAACCCGGCGGTGTTTACGTTAGCCAGGTTGTTGGCAATCACATCAAGCTTTAATTGCTGAGCCTGCATGCCGGTGGCCGCGGACCATAAACTCCTTATCATTTTCTCCTCCTTAGGTTCTTCCGTAGGTCTCAATCATGCGGCTGGTGTTATCCCCAAGCCTCTGGATAGACTTCTGAATGGCTTCAAAGTGCCGCTGGATTTCTATTAGCTTCACCATTTCTACCAGGGGCTCAACATTTGAATCTTCTATATATCCCTGACGCAGATCTGGATTTTCTACAGGTATTTCCTGGGCCCCTTCTTTGGCCACGAAAAGGTTCTCACCGTATTTTTTAAGAACTGAAGGATCGGAAAAAGTGACCACATCAAGGCGGCCGATTTCCGTGCCGTCAATGGCAATGACACCTGAGGCGTCAACCTGAAAGCGAACGTTATCAAGGGTAGCCAGGCCACCTTGGGCAAGCCCCGGGTCAATGACGATAGGCGCTCCATCAGCCAGCACAGGATAGCCCTGCGCGGTTACCAGTCGATGCTCGGCATCCAGGCGAAAGTTGCCGGCCCGGGTGTAGGCAATGCCGTTTGGCGTCTCTACCTTAAAAAAGCCCTCGCCCCCAATGGCGATGTCAAAGGGATTTCCCGTATGCTCAAGCGGGCCCTGTCGAAAATCCGTCTTAGGTGTCACTTCCTTGAACGCGCGCCAGTCATCAGGAGACCTAAAGGGAAACTTACGCATAAGCACTTCGCGAAAACCGAGGACATCTCGCCTGTAACCCGGCGTAGAAACATTGGCCAAGTTGTTGGCCGTAACATCAAGGCGCCTGATAATTAAGCGCCCACCCTCTAAGGCCTCAAGCAAACCAAGCTGGGGATTAACTTTTATCGCCATCATCGGGAAATGCTTATGCAAACCCGGTGCCATATGTTTTGTCAAAATTTCCGCCTGTCCCCAATTTTTTGCTTTCGGCTAGCAGCTAGCTGGCATTTGTTGAATAAGAGAGTGCTTCGTCGCGCATTCGCGCTCTTCGCAGTGACAAAATGGCTGATGGCTAAAGGCTAATGGCTGGAGGGCAAAATTTTTCGCCTGTCCCTAATTTTCTAATTTTTTCGCCTGTCCCCATTTCTGCTAGGAAAAATTTTCCTAGTGGGCAAATATTTCCGACACATTACTTCTTTACTTCTTGAAATTGTTTTTCAGAAGCGTTAGAGTTTAAACAAACCTTAAGGAGGAAAATTTATGAGAATAGCTATCACGGCCCAAGGGCCAACACTTGATTCCCCATTTGACATGCACTTTGGCAGAGCTCCCTACTTTATCCTGTTTGATACCGATACCGGTGAATGGCAAGCAGTAGAAAACCAGGCGGCTATGGCCCCTCAGGGTGCAGGAATTGCTGCCGCTAATTTCCTAGCCGAAAACGGCATAGATACCCTGGTAACCGGCCAGTGTGGCCCCAAGGCCTTTGCGGTCTTAAACGCCGCGGGAATAAAAGTAGCTCAGGCGCAGGCAGGCACGGTAAAAGAGGCTATTGAGGCCTTTAAGCAAGGCAAAGTCTCTTTTTTAGAAACTCCGTCAGTTGAAGCTCACTTTGGAGGCAGAGCCGGCATAGGGCGCGGTATGGGAGGCGGTTTTGGTGGAGGCTTTGGCGGTGGAGGCGCAGGCCGGGGAAGAGGCCAGGGCGGCGGCCGAGGCCAAGGAGGCTGTGGTGGTCGTGGCCAGGGTGGTGGCCGTGGTCTTGGTGGCGGAGCCTGTCGTCGTGGCGGAAAAGGCCGGGGAGGCTTTTAAGAGCGATGGTTATCGCCGTAGCTAGCGGTAAAGGCGGGACAGGCAAAACCACTGTTTCAGTGGCTCTGGCCGAGGCCCTATCAGCCAGGCTCCTTGACGCTGACGTTGAGGAGCCAAATGCCCATCTTTTTCTGCACCCGGAAATCGCCGAAGAAACACCCGTTTATCGCATGGTCCCAAGCGTAGATGAAAAGCGGTGCACCTTCTGTGGCGAATGTAAAAAAATATGCCGCTTTAACGCCATAACCGTCTTTCCAGGGACAGTACTTGTTTTTCCAGAACTCTGCCACGGTTGCTACGGCTGTTTAGAGGTATGCCCTGAAAATTGTATCACTGAAGCGCAGCTACCTTTAGGAAGAATACTTGCCGGAAAGGCCCAAGAAGTATTTTTGGCTTACGGCGAACTAAAACTGGGAGAAGCTATGGCTTCTCCTTTGATAAAGGAACTTAAGGCGCGCTACCTTGTTCCTCAAGGACTAAACATTTTGGACTGCCCTCCAGGGGCGGCCTGCCCTGTACTCACCGCAGTTCACGGATCAGATTTTTGTTTACTTGTTACAGAACCAACGCCTTTTGGCTTACACGATTTAAAGCAGGCCGTCTGTGCCTTTGAAAGTATGAACTTGCCTATGGGTGTGGTGGTGAACCGGGCCCGCGAGCCTTACGGCCCTCTTAATGACTTCCTGAGGAGTAAGAATATTCCGATTTTACTTGAAATCCCCGAAGAAAGGGCCATTGCCGAGGCTTATGCCCGGGGAAAGACCTTAATACAGGCCAAACCAGAAATGCGCGAAGTTTTTAAAAATTTATACACACGGATAGAGGCCCTGTTATGAAAGAAATTCTCGTGCTTAGCGGAAAAGGCGGGACAGGCAAAACTACGGTTTGTGCCGCTTTGGCTGTGTTATTAAAAGGGGAAAAGGTTCTGGCTGACGCCGACGTTGACGCCGCCAACCTGGCTTTGTTTCTGAAAGCTCAAACATTAGAAAAAGAGCCTTTCAAGTCCGGCTGGGAGCCGGTAAAAAACGAAGACCTCTGCACCTCTTGTGGCATATGCCTTGAAAAGTGCCGCTTTGAGGCCGTACGCGAAGACTTTTCTATTGACTCATTTTTATGTGAGGGCTGTGGGGTATGTGCCTGGTTCTGCCCAGAAAAAGCCATCAGCATGGAAGAAAAAGAAGTAGGGGAATTAATGTATTCCGAAACAAAATACGGGCCTCTGGTTCACGCAGAGCTTTATCCAGGTGAAGAAAACTCTGGAAAGCTGGTAATCGGAGTCAAAAGAAAGGCTCAAGAGATAGCCAAACAAGAAAACGCCGATTTAATCCTGATAGATGGCTCACCTGGAGTGGGTTGCCCGGTAATTGCCTCCCTTTCGGGAGTTGATGCGGTGCTTATGGTCGCTGAACCCACCATAGCCGGGCTTCACGACTTAAAAAGGCTCAAAGGACTGCTAGATCACTTTTCCATTCCCGGCTATCTCATTGTCAACAAGGCTGACTTAAATCCCGATATGACCCAAAAGTTACTCTGCGAGGAAACAGGTTTTAAGCCGCTGGGTTCTATTCCTTATGACCCGGATGTTTACGGAGCCATTCACGCGGCCACACCTTTACCTGAATACTCAGAGGGACAGGCAACTCAGGCCCTTAAAAAAATAACTACAAAAATAGAAAACATAATTTTATAGGAGGTAAGAGATGAAAGTAGCCGTACCCATTGAAGGCGAAATGATTGCCGAACATTTTGGCCATGCACCCCAGTTTGCCATTTATACCGTTGATGGTGATGTTTTGAAAAAAGAAATTCTGGTTCCCCCTCCGCATGAGCCAGGAGTAATCCCTCAGTGGCTCTCAAGCCTTGGCGTTGACTGTATCCTCTGCGGTATGTTAGGGCAAAGAGCTGTGGCCTTTTTTGAAGAATTTGGCATCAGAGTGGTATCAGGCGTACCCCCTATGCCCGCTGATGAGGCCGTAGCCCGGTTTCTGGCCGGCTCTTTGAGAGTTACTCCCAGGTTCTGTGGCGGTGGCCATGGCCACGGCTGCGGTGGGCACGGTCACGGACTATAAAAATTAAGGACAGGCAAAAAATGCCTGCCCCTTTTTGATTGTATTTTTGCCCCCAAATTAATAAAATATGGACACCTGTTTAATTTTGGGGGCAAAATGAAGAAATACACGTATCCTTTGGCCCGTTTAGGTATTCTAGGCGGCGGCCAATTGGGCAAGATGATGGCCCAGAAGGCCAAAAAAATGGGCTTTTACGTCACGGTTTTAGACCCAACTCCAGGAGCCCCAGCGGCCCAGGTCTCAGATAAACAAATTATTGGCGATTTTCACGATGCGGAAAAGATTAGAGAGCTCGTTGAACAAAGTGACGTCACCACTTATGACCTGGAACACGTAAACACAAAGGCCCTAAAAGAGCTCCTAAAAGAAGGCCACCGAATTTACCCCAGCCCTCATCTCCTTGAAGTTATCCAGGACAAGTTCAAACAAAAAGAACTGCTTTTGCGCCTTGGCGCCCCGCTTCCTAAATTCAAAAAAGTAAAAACTAAAGAAGAGCTTTCTTCTTTTGGTTTCCCTGTGGTGCAAAAGGCCTGTAGGGGAGGCTATGACGGCCGCGGTGTAGCAGTTTTAAAAAGCCCGGAAGATATAGAAAAAGCCTTACCAGGCGAAACCTATATTGAAGAGTTCGTGGAATTTGAAAAAGAGCTGGCGGTAATCGTGGCTCGGGGAGTGAGCGGCGAACTCAAGGTTTACCCCGTGGTGGAGATGGTCTTTGACGAAAGGGCTAATATCTGCGATTTGGTTATGGCTCCGGCTCGCATAGATAACAGTTTGGCTAAAGAAGCCCAGGAAATAGCCTTGGACCTCGCCCAAAAAATGGAAATAGTAGGCGTTCTGGCGGTAGAGATGTTCTTAACCAAAGATAAGCGTGTTTTGGTAAATGAACTTGCCCCGCGGCCTCACAACTCTGGCCATTACACCATTGAGGCCTGTGCTACCTGCCAGTTTGAACAACATATTCGGGCTATCACCGGTCTCCCCCTCGGCTCCACGAGACTTTTGTCACCAGCGGTAATGATTAACCTTCTTGGCGAAGAAGGCTACGAGGGGCCACCTGTTATTGAAGGGCTAGAAGAAGCCCTATCAATCCCTGGGCTTTCTTTCCACTTTTACGGCAAAAAGATAACCCGGCCTTTCAGGAAAATGGGCCACGTAACTATTGTTGATGATGACCTTGAACGGGCCATTGAAAACGTAGAAAAAGTCAAAAAGTTTTTAAAGATTAAAGCGGAGGAAAAGGCATGAAAAAGGCGCTAGTAGGTATAATCATGGGAAGTGACTCGGACCTCCCGATCATGAAACAGGCCGCTGATATGCTAGAAGATTTTGATATTCCATATGAAATCACCATTGTTTCCGCTCATCGCACCCCGGAAAGGATGTTTCACTACGCCAAAGAAGCCGAAGAACGTGGGCTTGAAGTAATCATCGCCGGTGCCGGAGGAGCAGCCCATTTGCCCGGTATGGTGGCTTCTATCACTCCTTTACCGGTAATCGGCGTGCCGGTTAAAACCTCTTCACTGAGCGGGCTTGATTCTTTACTTTCCATTGTGCAAATGCCAGCGGGGGTACCAGTGGCTACGGTAGCCATAAACAACGCCAAAAACGCAGGGCTTATGGCTGCCGAGATTTTGGGCGTAAAATATCCGGAAATCAGGCAAAAAATTAAAGAATACAAAGAGGGCCTGCGTAAGATGGTGGAAGAAAAGGCCCAAAAACTTGAAGAATCTGGAGCAGAAAAATACTTACAAAGTTATATGAAAAAGGGCTAACCATTTAGACGATCAAGAAATTCGTTTATAGTGAACAGGCTAATTAAAGAAAGGCCCTGGGCCTTAATAGCTTCAAGGCCGCCTTCTTCACGATCAACCAAAGCTACCACGGCAAGAACTTCAAGGCCTGCGTCTCTTGCCCTGGACACAGCCTTTAAGCTCGAACCTCCAGTGGTAACTACATCTTCAAGGATAACCGCCTTCATCCCCTTTTTAACAGCCCCTTCAATGAAATTTTGCGTCCCGTGGCCTTTGGCCTCCTTGCGAACGATAAATCCCTCAAGCGGAGTGCCTTCTAGCCCGGCTTGGAAACAGACAGCAGAAACCAGAGGATCCGCTCCCAAGGTAAGGCCCCCTACGGCCTCGGGAGTAAAGTTTTTAACTTCCTGCCACATAAGTTTACCAATTAAGGGAAGGGCCTCGGCGCAAAGGGTAGTTTTTTTACAGTCAAGGTAGTACGGGCTGATTTTACCTGAGGCCAGGCGAAACCCTTCTGGCCGATATAAAAATGACCTCTCAAAAAGGAGTTCAAATAGTTTTTGCCTTTCGTTTTGCATAAAACCCGCTCCTATTTTATATCATTTGAGTCTCTGCCCCCTGGATGCCAGGAGTACCAAAATCAGAAACTATTTCTGTGCCCACGCCCTGGTCAGTAAAGATTTCAAGTAAAATAGCGTGTGGTACCCGGCCGTCAATGATGTGGGCCTTTTGGGCACCGGCTCTTAAGGCCTTTCGCGCGCTTTTCAGCTTGGGAATCATCCCCCCTTTGGCTATGCCTTTTTCAATTAGTTGCCCGACCTGAGAGATGGAAAGAGTAGAAATAAGTTGGCCATTTTCGTCTTTTACGCCCTCAACATCGGTTAGATAGATGACCTTTTCCGCTTTAAGGGCTCCGGCAATAGCGCCGGCTACTAAGTCAGCGTTGATGTTATAGGCCTCACCGTCAGGCCCCACGCCTACCGGGGCAATTACCGGAAGAAACCCTTTTTCCATAAGGGTTTCTATTACCTCGGGGTTTATCTTTTTTACTTTACCAACGCGGCCAATGTCTATTATTTCTGGAGGGCGATCTTCGCCCGAGTAGCGATATATTTTCATCTTTTCCGCTACTACTAGCTGGCCATCTCTTCCCGAAAGCCCAACAGCCCGGCCGCCGTGACGATTAAGAAGGCCTACGATACTTTTATTGACTGTCCCCACCAGCACCATTTCCACCACACTCATGGTGGCTTCGTCTGTAACACGCTGGCCTTCAATGAAAACGGGCTTTATGCCCATTTTAGCCATCACTTCACTTATTTGAGGACCTCCGCCGTGAACGAGAACAGGGCGCAGACCTACGTATTTCATAAGGACTATGTCTTGAGCAAAAGCCTCTTTTAATTCCTCGCTTACCATGGCGTGCCCGCCATATTTAATGACAATGGTCTTGCCGTAAAAACGCTTGAGATAAGGAAGGGCCTCAATAAGAACCTTCGCCCTTATTTCGTTGGTAACTTCCACTTTCGCCTCTCTCCTTCCTTTTCTTTCTGTTCTGTAATTTCTATTTCCGGAATCCAGCTTCGTAATCCTACCAGATCTAACCGGAAGAGCCAATCAAGATTGGGAGATTGGGGACAGGCGAAATTTTTAAGCCCAGGCAAAATTGTTCCGATAAAAGGGACAGGCGAAAAAATTTTTTAAGGAGGTTTTTAATTATGCCTAGAATTCCTCGCTTGCTTACCAATAATCCTAAAGCCGCTTATCATGTAATTTCGCGCACAGCCTTACCTGGCCACAATGTGCTTGGACCTGAAGAAAAAGACTACCTGCTAAAACTCATCCGCTGGCTCTCACAGGTCTATTTCGTTGAAGTCTACGGCTTTGCCATCATGGGGAACCACTTTCACCTACTCTGCCGTATGCTACCTGAAGACTATTTCTCTGACGAAGAAGTGAAACGCCGCATAAGGCTTTACTATGGTGATAAGCGCAAAATTTTTTTCTACGAAGAGCTGATTGAGAAATGGCGCAAGCGTCTGGCTGGCCTTTCCCGCTATGTTCAAGATATTAAACAACGGTTTTCGCGCTGGTATAATCGGCGCGTTGACCGCAAAGGTTACTTCTGGGCTGACAGATTTAAGTCCGTAATTATAGAAACCGGTGAGGCCTTGCTTAACTGCCTGGCCTACATAGAACTCAACCCAGTACGAGCCGGAATCGTAGAAGAGCCAGAGGATTACCGCTGGTGCTCGCTGGGATACAGGGCAAGATTAGGGACAGGCGAAAAAAGTTTTCTATCATTAGATCTAGGTCTCTCCTCCTATGCTGGCAAGTCCGAGCAAGAAAAATTCAAACTCTATCAGGAATTTGTTCACGGCAAAGGCGGAATCGGAGAACAGGAAAAGTTTAACAAGGCCAAAGAGTTTACCTATCGAACACGATATTTTACAGAAAGTCTCATAATCGGCTCAAAACGTTTTATAAACGAAGCTAGTCAAAAAATCAAAAAACTATTTTCTAAAAAGCGAGAAAAAGCCATTCCAAATAGCGAAATATATTCATTTTGATGGGTATTTTGCCTATAAGTCTTTGGAAATTGTTTTAAGAATCTTTGATTTCCACTTAAGCGAAATCAAGAATTTTCATCTTAAAAGGTGAATAAATAATAATCATTACATATCTTCACAAAATTTAGTTATACTTGGGGCCATGAAGGTTATCTTGGAAGCAGGCCCTTTTAGTTTCAGCTGCCAGCAGCGCAAACTTTACGAAAATGTCAATATAATCCTCTACGAAAACGATTTTGTTCATTTAAAAGGTCCTTCAGGGACAGGCAAAAGCACTCTATTGCGCCAAATAGTGGGACTAGAAAAATATGCCCAAAACGTTAAAAGAATTCTAAGTAACGTCCAATATCCACCTAGAAATCTTACTAAATTTAGAAGTCAGTGTGTTTATCTTGATCCAGAATGCCCGATGCTTGAAGGCTCTCTTCGTGAAAACTTGCTATTTCCTTACCAATTCAAAGTAAACTGTCATCGCCAGCCCACTATGAACCCTGAAATAATTCTAAAGAAACTTGGCCTGTCCCAAAACCTTGATACCGAAACGGTTTATCTTTCCACTGGAGAAAAAGAGCGCCTGTCCCTAGTAAGAGCTCTGCTGTTTAACCCGCAAGTTATCCTTGCTGACGAGCCTTTTTCAGGACTTGACTCCGAAAACTTTGAAATAACCTTTGAGTTGCTCTATGAGTTTTCCCAAAGACCAGGGAAAGCCGTATTATATGTTAGCCACGCCGAGTTACCTAAAAAGACTAAAACTCTGTTCCTAAACAACGGAGAGCTTAAGGAAATTCCATGAGCCAATTTATAAGTCTTACTCCTTTTGACATAGCTTTAGCCTCTGGATTTATTCTTTTAGCTAGCGGCCTGTCCCTGTACTTGCGCCTCGGGGTAGAAAAAAAGCTCTTTATAGCTGCATTCCGTACTATTGTTCAGCTTTCTTTGGTAGGGTTTGTACTAGAGGCTATCTTTTCTTTAAAAAGCCCCATTTTGGTAATCTCGCTCCTCTTTTTTATGGCCCTTGTGGCCGGGCGAGAAGCCGCAGCCCGCAGCCGCAAGCGCTACGCTTATATGTTTTTTGACACTACACTTTCCATGAGCCTCTCGGCATTCATAGTAGGTGTTATTGTCACTCAAATCATTTTAGGCGTAAAACCCTGGTATCATCCCCAGTATGTCATTCCTTTAATTGGTTTGATTCTGGGAAATTCCTTGAATGGTATATCTCTTGCCCTTGATACTTTTGTTGATTACCTGCTATCTCGAAAAAGCGAGATAGAACTTTTCTTAGCGTATGGCGCTAGTCGCCAAGAGGCTATGAACCGGGCCTTTAGGGCTGCCGTGACCAAAGGCCTGGTACCAATTATAAACGCCATGTCAGTAGCCGGCATAGTATCTCTTCCCGGTATGATGACTGGCCAAATCCTTGCCGGAGCCCCTCCTCTTCAGGCCGTGGCCTATCAAATACTCGTGATGTTCATGCTTGCTGGTGCCTACGCCATCGGTGCAATATGCGTAGTTTGGTTGGCTGGAAGAAGGCTATTTTCTTCTGAGCCCCGTTTCAAAAAAGAAATTTTAAAAAATTGAAATTTCGCCTGTCCCCTTAACTTTTTTTCGCCTGTCCCTAATTTTTTACTAATTTTTTAGCAAGTTCTTCGCCTTCTGGGGGGAAACAGTTCAAAAGCTTTCTAAGAGAAGCCAAAGCTATAGGAATATAGCGGCTAAACCAGGTCTTACCCTCTCGGCTCAACTTGGCAAAGGCCCCCAGGGCCTGAAAATTTCTAAAAAGAGCGAGCGCCCAAAACGCCTTTTCGGTAACTAAACCTGGAAATCCATTTTGAAATTTACTAAGCCAAATGGAAATCTCTTCAAAAGTAAGCCCCTGGTACGGATCAATCAAAAAAGAAGCTAGGTCATAGGCTGTTGGCCCGATTCTCATTCCTTGAAAATCTATCATCCAAATGGTCCCGTTTTTCACCATTAGATTACGTGACTGAAAATCCCTATGAAGTAAAGAAAAAAAATTTACATACCTTTTGGCTTTCTCCCATAAACCTCTGAGCAGAGGTTCTATCTCTTCGTCATCAAGGCCCATATATCCCTTTACAAAAGAATCCTGGAAATAAAGGGCCTCCTTTTCCCACATTAAGGTCTCATCGTAAAAAAGGGTATCTAAAACGTATTCCCGAGGGAAAGCCGGCTTAATTTCCCTTAGCTGGGCAAGAATTTCAAAAACTTGTGGGAAAAGACTAAAGCGCTTCTCTTTGGTTAAATCTTCAAGTCGAATATCACCAAGGTCTTCTACCAGTATAAAACCTCTGGCCTCATCGTAATCATAAATAGCTGGCACAGGAAGGCCATTTTCCCTCAAGAATTCGCCAATCTTTACATAAGAACGGGATTCTTTTAGGCCAAATTTTCCTGGCTGAGGGCAAATAAGTATCAAAGAATCATTTTTCCGTAAAAGTCGATAAAAATTTCTGGCCGAACCATCTCCAGTGAGGGGGATAATCTGGTCGCAAGAAATCCCCTTTCTTCGCAAATAGTCAACTACTTCTGACATGGCCCTTTCTCAGGGATAAAAAGCGTATCAGAAAAACTTCCTGAAGGAATAATTGCTCCCTGCCAGGCTACCACTCGCTTCAACTTGGCTGGCAAAGCAATTTTTACCCTTTGTTCAATAAAAACCCAGTCTTCTAAAAGGAGATCTCGAGTCTTAATTTCTTCTGGTAGCACAAACGGAGAAATTGGCATAGGGAGTCCGTAAAATGAAGCCCTTTTTTTGAGAAGATCCTCGTGAACCTCTAGATAAGAAGACAAACTCCCGATATCGCGCCAGTAAAAGCCAGCCACTACCTGACAGTTGATTTGGCTACCCTCAGCTAACAAACGTGTATAAGTGGGGACTAAATCCCGGTCTCCTTCTCGCAAACGGGCTACCAATTCCGGAGTAATTACCTGAAGCCCGGTAAAAGTATAGCCTCCTTCTCCAAAGCCTTTAAGCCTTTCTCCCTCAACTAGCACATTGGCCAAAGATTTTCCCGCCATTAGCAAAAGAGTAGCCTCACCGCCAAATCTTTTATGGGCGCTAAGAAGAGTATTAAATGGAAAATTCGTAACTATATCAGCGTTTATCACCAGGGTAGGTTCACTAAAAAAACCTCTCGCTCCGTAAAGGGCACCAGTTGGCCCCAGGACCTCTGGCTCACGATAAACTTTAAAAGTTACTTCTGGATGGGATTTAGCGTATTTTTTAACAAAATTTTCAATTTGAGAGGCAAGATGATGGGTATTTAACCCGATGACAGAAAAAGCAGCCCGTCTGAGTTCATCAAAAATGAGGCCAAGAATGGGTTTACCGAGAACATGGAAAAGAGGCTTGGGGACAAAACGGGTATAAGGGAGAAGGCGCGTGCCCAGCCCTGCGGCCAAAACAAAGGCCCGTCTCCCCATTTAGGCTTACGCCTTTTTCTTTTCAATCTCTTCTTTAGCTTCAGCTTCTATGTTTTCACCTTCGCGGAGCCCCTCTTTAAAGGCCCTTATACCTTTACCAAGGCCTGCACCAATTTCAGGAAGCCTTTTGGCTCCAAAAAGGACCAAAGCAATAAGAAGAATAATTAAAAGTTCTTGAGAGCCAAGTCCAAACATAAGCCCC from Thermodesulfatator indicus DSM 15286 harbors:
- the argB gene encoding acetylglutamate kinase, with the protein product MEVTNEIRAKVLIEALPYLKRFYGKTIVIKYGGHAMVSEELKEAFAQDIVLMKYVGLRPVLVHGGGPQISEVMAKMGIKPVFIEGQRVTDEATMSVVEMVLVGTVNKSIVGLLNRHGGRAVGLSGRDGQLVVAEKMKIYRYSGEDRPPEIIDIGRVGKVKKINPEVIETLMEKGFLPVIAPVGVGPDGEAYNINADLVAGAIAGALKAEKVIYLTDVEGVKDENGQLISTLSISQVGQLIEKGIAKGGMIPKLKSARKALRAGAQKAHIIDGRVPHAILLEIFTDQGVGTEIVSDFGTPGIQGAETQMI
- a CDS encoding transposase, whose product is MPRIPRLLTNNPKAAYHVISRTALPGHNVLGPEEKDYLLKLIRWLSQVYFVEVYGFAIMGNHFHLLCRMLPEDYFSDEEVKRRIRLYYGDKRKIFFYEELIEKWRKRLAGLSRYVQDIKQRFSRWYNRRVDRKGYFWADRFKSVIIETGEALLNCLAYIELNPVRAGIVEEPEDYRWCSLGYRARLGTGEKSFLSLDLGLSSYAGKSEQEKFKLYQEFVHGKGGIGEQEKFNKAKEFTYRTRYFTESLIIGSKRFINEASQKIKKLFSKKREKAIPNSEIYSF
- a CDS encoding 5-(carboxyamino)imidazole ribonucleotide synthase; translated protein: MKKYTYPLARLGILGGGQLGKMMAQKAKKMGFYVTVLDPTPGAPAAQVSDKQIIGDFHDAEKIRELVEQSDVTTYDLEHVNTKALKELLKEGHRIYPSPHLLEVIQDKFKQKELLLRLGAPLPKFKKVKTKEELSSFGFPVVQKACRGGYDGRGVAVLKSPEDIEKALPGETYIEEFVEFEKELAVIVARGVSGELKVYPVVEMVFDERANICDLVMAPARIDNSLAKEAQEIALDLAQKMEIVGVLAVEMFLTKDKRVLVNELAPRPHNSGHYTIEACATCQFEQHIRAITGLPLGSTRLLSPAVMINLLGEEGYEGPPVIEGLEEALSIPGLSFHFYGKKITRPFRKMGHVTIVDDDLERAIENVEKVKKFLKIKAEEKA
- the pyrE gene encoding orotate phosphoribosyltransferase, encoding MQNERQKLFELLFERSFLYRPEGFRLASGKISPYYLDCKKTTLCAEALPLIGKLMWQEVKNFTPEAVGGLTLGADPLVSAVCFQAGLEGTPLEGFIVRKEAKGHGTQNFIEGAVKKGMKAVILEDVVTTGGSSLKAVSRARDAGLEVLAVVALVDREEGGLEAIKAQGLSLISLFTINEFLDRLNG
- a CDS encoding ABC transporter permease, yielding MSQFISLTPFDIALASGFILLASGLSLYLRLGVEKKLFIAAFRTIVQLSLVGFVLEAIFSLKSPILVISLLFFMALVAGREAAARSRKRYAYMFFDTTLSMSLSAFIVGVIVTQIILGVKPWYHPQYVIPLIGLILGNSLNGISLALDTFVDYLLSRKSEIELFLAYGASRQEAMNRAFRAAVTKGLVPIINAMSVAGIVSLPGMMTGQILAGAPPLQAVAYQILVMFMLAGAYAIGAICVVWLAGRRLFSSEPRFKKEILKN
- the purE gene encoding 5-(carboxyamino)imidazole ribonucleotide mutase yields the protein MKKALVGIIMGSDSDLPIMKQAADMLEDFDIPYEITIVSAHRTPERMFHYAKEAEERGLEVIIAGAGGAAHLPGMVASITPLPVIGVPVKTSSLSGLDSLLSIVQMPAGVPVATVAINNAKNAGLMAAEILGVKYPEIRQKIKEYKEGLRKMVEEKAQKLEESGAEKYLQSYMKKG
- a CDS encoding ABC transporter ATP-binding protein; translated protein: MKVILEAGPFSFSCQQRKLYENVNIILYENDFVHLKGPSGTGKSTLLRQIVGLEKYAQNVKRILSNVQYPPRNLTKFRSQCVYLDPECPMLEGSLRENLLFPYQFKVNCHRQPTMNPEIILKKLGLSQNLDTETVYLSTGEKERLSLVRALLFNPQVILADEPFSGLDSENFEITFELLYEFSQRPGKAVLYVSHAELPKKTKTLFLNNGELKEIP